A window of the Ogataea parapolymorpha DL-1 chromosome V, whole genome shotgun sequence genome harbors these coding sequences:
- a CDS encoding putative sulfate transporter, translated as MSGPMSGPGREKDSRDGSLRLGQGRVPSTALGSPAPLYGSVSDSDGSRSIGSAGTSRHVVRVRESPVLTLSQKAAYYLPCSSWLPAYGLDLFVHDVVAGLSLASYQIPLSMSFANAVAHVPPVCGLLGLSLAPAVYAVLGTVPQMIVGPEAAVSMIVGQAIEKVVKHNDGVNPVDILVVITSFSGAILLVFGLLRFGFIDNVLCGTLLRGFVAAIGLTMIVNSTIAILGIDTVLLLLPPDEHVHSAAEKVRFIWQHGHQYHAATLVAGTAALFVLLAASTLKKTLARRHVRAASFFPEILFVVVLSTVLSAHFRFDKKGIRVLGKVDIDEFRFTVPFRGELRQWYPQLFSTSFMCAILGFFESSSAGKSLGSSLPMPVSSNRELVALGTAGLALSFVGSLPSFGGYGRSRLNSFIGAKTPVAGLVMGLATLLVTTCLLNYVYYLPLCVLNAIIATVGLALVQETPRDVRFHLRTRGYNELATFVVTLVASLVYSIELGVALGCFYSVIRVIKHSTKSRIQILSRVAGTDEFVSSDFDENAVGLSDTTAYPCEEIIPGYSEYRRQSCAGQSATNKPSLEDREACLIVRVPEPLTFTNTNDLKARLRRLELCGSVSVHPAAQKNDRPIRHVVFDLDGMTSVDSSAVQILRDVIVAYQRRGINVFFCRVFKSAKLLDRLQLSGIAALLQTTQGSEFGIAQNSPPYYDEILDALRAVDTVETACTLAEEQSLVSYYYDGL; from the coding sequence ATGTCCGGCCCCATGTCTGGCCCCGGTAGAGAAAAAGACTCGCGCGACGGCTCGCTCAGGCTGGGCCAGGGCCGTGTTCCCTCTACCGCTCTTGGCTCGCCCGCCCCGCTGTACGGCTCGGtcagcgacagcgacgGCTCGCGATCGATAGGGTCGGCCGGTACATCGCGACACGTTGTGCGTGTGCGCGAGTCGCCTGTCCTGACACTATCCCAGAAAGCGGCGTATTACCTGCCCTGCTCGTCGTGGTTGCCCGCATACGGCCTCGACCTGTTTGTGCACGACGTGGTGGCCGGGCTGTCTCTGGCGTCGTACCAGATCCCGCTGAGCATGTCTTTCGCCAACGCGGTGGCCCACGTGCCGCCCGTGTGCGGGCTGCTGGGGCTGTCGCTCGCGCCCGCTGTGTACGCGGTGCTGGGCACCGTGCCTCAGATGATTGTGGGGCCCGAGGCGGCCGTGTCGATGATCGTCGGGCAAGCGATCGAGAAAGTCGTCAAGCACAACGACGGCGTGAACCCTGTGGATATTCTTGTGGTGATCACGTCGTTTTCAGGCGCGATTTTGCTTGTTTTCGGGCTGCTGCGTTTCGGTTTCATCGACAACGTGCTGTGCGGCACGCTGCTCCGCGGATTTGTTGCTGCGATCGGGCTCACCATGATTGTCAACTCGACGATCGCGATTCTCGGCATCGACACGgtgttgctgctgctgcctccCGACGAGCACGTGCACTCGGCCGCCGAAAAGGTGAGATTCATCTGGCAGCACGGCCACCAGTACCACGCGGCCACGCTCGTGGCCGGCACCGCGGCGTTGTTCGTGCTGCTCGCAGCCAGCACGCTGAAAAAGACGCTTGCCCGACGTCACGTGCGCGCAGCGTCTTTTTTCCCCGAGATCCTGTTCGTGGTGGTGCTCTCGACCGTGCTTTCTGCGCACTTCCGCTTCGACAAAAAGGGGATCCGCGTGCTCGGCAAGgtcgacatcgacgagttcCGGTTCACGGTGCCCTTCCGCGGCGAGCTGCGGCAATGGTATCCGCAGCTGTTTTCGACGTCGTTCATGTGTGCCATACTGGGCTTCTTCGAGAGCTCCTCAGCGGGCAAGAGTCTTGGTTCCAGCCTCCCGATGCCCGTCTCGTCAAACAGAGAGCTCGTGGCGCTCGGCACGGCCGGTCTCGCGCTCAGTTTCGTCGGCAGCCTGCCCTCGTTTGGTGGCTACGGCCGTTCCCGGCTCAACTCGTTCATCGGGGCGAAAACCCCCGTTGCCGGCCTCGTCATGGGGCTGGCCACGCTGTTGGTCACCACGTGCCTGCTCAATTACGTCTACTACCTGCCGTTGTGCGTGCTGAACGCCATCATCGCCACGGTCGGCCTCGCGCTGGTCCAGGAGACTCCACGTGACGTGCGGTTCCATCTGCGCACGCGCGGCtacaacgagctggccacGTTCGTCGTCACGCTCGTCGCGTCGCTCGTCTACTCGATCGAGCTCGGCGTCGCGCTCGGCTGCTTTTACTCGGTCATTCGCGTGATCAAACACTCCACAAAGTCGCGCATCCAGATTCTGTCCAGGGTGGCCGGCACAGACGAGTTTGTCAGCTCGGACTTTGACGAAAACGCCGTCGGCCTCTCCGACACCACCGCGTACCCGTGCGAGGAGATTATCCCCGGCTACTCAGAATATCGCCGCCAAAGCTGTGCCGGCCAATCGGCCACCAACAAGCCCAGCCTCGAGGACAGAGAGGCGTGTCTGATCGTCAGAGTGCCGGAGCCGCTCACGTTCACCAACACAAACGACCTCAAGGCGCGATTGCGGCGGCTAGAGCTGTGTGGTTCCGTCAGCGTGCACCCGGCAGCACAGAAAAATGACCGGCCAATAAGACATGTCGTATTTGACCTCGACGGCATGACGTCGGTGGACTCGTCCGCCGTGCAGATCCTCCGAGACGTGATTGTTGCATACCAGCGGCGCGGAATAAAcgtcttcttctgcagGGTTTTCAAGAGTGCGAAATTGCTCGACCGGTTGCAGCTCTCGGGCATAGCAGCCCTGCTCCAAACCACCCAGGGCAGCGAGTTCGGCATCGCGCAAAACTCGCCGCCGtactacgacgagatcctCGACGCGCTCAGAGCAGTCGACACCGTTGAGACCGCATGCACGCTCGCCGAAGAACAAAGCCTGGTTTCCTATTACTACGACGGACTATAG
- a CDS encoding 60S ribosomal protein L44, producing the protein MVNVPKTRKTYCKGKNCRKHTQHRVTQYKAGKASLYAQGKRRYDRKQSGYGGQTKQVFHKKAKTTKKVVLRLECVSCKTKLQLPLKRCKHFELGGDKKQKGQALQF; encoded by the exons ATGG TTAACGTTCCAAAGACCAGAAAGACCTACTGCAAGGGCAAGAACTGCAGAAAACACACCCAGCACAGAGTGACCCAATACAAGGCCGGAAAGGCTTCGCTTTACGCCCAGGGTAAGAGAAGATACGACCGCAAGCAGTCCGGTTACGGTGGTCAGACCAAGCAAGTTTTCCacaagaaggccaagaccACCAAGAAGGTTGTGTTGAGACTGGAATGTGTCAGCTGCAAGACCAAGCTGCAACTCCCACTCAAGAGATGTAAGCACTTTGAGCTTGGTGGAGACAAGAAGCAAAAGGGTCAAGCTTTGCAATTCTAA
- a CDS encoding Type I transmembrane sorting receptor for multiple vacuolar hydrolases, with translation MKILALYWIIGCILSLAAAASTTASADQDHVTPATQSPDSDENPDEREGAPEDARDGFNDGKVRTTYFTFQGKVKKYVYLDKLPGDSDETVLVLTNQNEVFVSHNQGQVWEEVAPDDEFLDIYVDPYRSTNVYLLAVNDKIVYSLDRADNWKSFRTPSKAVAGIATLYFHPSNPKRLIFMGQEGCNDPYSKACRLAAYHTYASGKRWLKIQENVRRCEFAGGEWILCEKDANEATEYRSSLVASADLFKSRSTLLDRLIGVGRTGDYWVAATETAHDSLQPHVSLDGISWAPARLPPNIQLSKRQAYTVLSGNSKAVFMHVTTNPVTGTEYGTLLKSNSNGTEYVTILDSTNRDESGYVDFEKITGLEGLIVTNVVANPGDARKGAKKRVRSMITHNDGAQWSLLQPPVVDSENQRLCSGQSLEQCSLHLHGFTERADYRDTFASASAVGMMIGVGNVGPQLGNYYDGHTFLTKDGGITWKEVRKGVYLWEYGDQGSVIVLVNGKDNTNVLSYSVDEGDTWVDFQFTKEQVTVEDISTVPGDNSLVFMLFTRVPLARGDKTRVFRIDFSQLLAKKCSDDDFETWTPKHPFQADNCLFGHEVQYTRKVPGRLCQIGGRTMTEPKIVRNCKCTRQDYECDFNYYLTPDGLCRLVPGYSPPSHQDICFADNAPVEYYPATGYRKIPLSTCEGGTEFDKSESPVPCKGREEEFNRLHPRLGLLAALLLWAVAAVVVGYSMRFAYKWYTSRHGEIRLDDDGGFTFVDVNESVWAQWRRFVVESAIGSLMAVSRLLNKRRRQQPLAPEPEPVPEASDDEDFTE, from the coding sequence ATGAAGATCCTCGCGCTGTACTGGATAATCGGGTGCATACTCAGCCTGGCTGCCGCCGCCAGCACCACCGCGAGCGCGGACCAGGATCACGTGACACCAGCCACGCAGAGCCCAGATTCCGACGAGAACCCGGACGAGCGCGAGGGCGCGCCCGAGGACGCACGCGACGGCTTCAACGACGGCAAGGTCCGCACCACCTACTTCACGTTCCAGGGAAAAGTCAAGAAATACGTTTATTTGGACAAACTGCCCGGCGACTCCGACGAAACCGTTCTCGTCCTGACCAACCAGAACGAGGTCTTTGTGAGCCACAACCAGGGCCAGGTCTGGGAAGAGGTCGCgcccgacgacgagtttctcGACATTTACGTCGACCCGTACCGCTCGACCAACGTTTATCTGCTGGCCGTCAACGACAAGATAGTATACTCCTTGGACAGAGCAGACAACTGGAAATCGTTCCGGACGCCCAGTAAGGCTGTGGCAGGCATTGCGACGCTGTACTTCCATCCGTCGAACCCGAAACGGCTCATTTTCATGGGCCAGGAGGGCTGCAACGACCCGTACTCCAAGGCGTGCCGGCTGGCCGCGTACCACACGTATGCGTCGGGCAAGCGGTGGCTGAAGATCCAGGAGAACGTGCGGCGGTGCGAGTTTGCCGGCGGCGAGTGGATCCTGTGCGAGAAGGACGCCAACGAGGCCACAGAGTACCGGTCGAGTCTCGTTGCGTCGGCCGACCTGTTCAagagtcgatcgacgctgCTCGACAGACTCATCGGCGTCGGCCGCACCGGCGACTACTGGGTCGCAGCTACAGAGACCGCCCACGACTCTCTGCAGCCGCACGTCTCGCTCGACGGCATCTCGTGGGCCCCAGCACGCCTCCCTCCAAACATCCAGCTCAGCAAACGGCAGGCCTACACCGTGCTCTCCGGCAACTCCAAGGCCGTGTTCATGCACGTGACCACAAATCCCGTGACGGGCACCGAGTACGGCACGCTCCTCAAGTCCAACAGCAACGGCACGGAGTACGTGACGATCCTCGATAGCACGAACCGCGACGAGAGCGGCTACGTTGACTTTGAGAAGATCACGGGACTAGAAGGCCTGATTGTTACGAACGTGGTGGCCAACCCGGGCGACGCCAGAAAAGGAGCCAAGAAGCGAGTCAGGTCTATGATTACCCACAACGACGGCGCGCAGTGGTCGCTATTGCAGCCACCCGTTGTCGATTCTGAGAACCAGCGGCTGTGTAGCGGTCAGAGTCTCGAGCAATGCTCGTTGCACCTGCACGGGTTCACGGAGCGCGCCGACTACCGCGACACGTTTGCGTCGGCCAGTGCGGTCGGCATGATGATTGGCGTGGGCAACGTCGGCCCGCAGCTCGGCAACTACTACGACGGACACACTTTTTTGACAAAGGACGGTGGAATAACGTGGAAAGAGGTGAGAAAAGGTGTTTATTTATGGGAGTACGGCGACCAGGGCTCGGTGATCGTTCTGGTGAACGGCAAGGACAACACCAACGTTCTGAGCTACTCTGTGGACGAGGGCGACACGTGGGTCGATTTCCAGTTCACCAAGGAGCAGGTCACGGTAGAGGACATTTCCACGGTGCCGGGCGACAACTCTCTGGTGTTCATGCTGTTCACGAGGGTTCCGCTGGCCAGAGGTGACAAAACGAGAGTGTTTCGGATCGATTTcagccagctgcttgcgaaaaagtgctcggatgatgattttgagaCTTGGACGCCCAAACACCCGTTCCAGGCAGACAACTGTCTGTTTGGCCACGAAGTGCAGTATACACGCAAAGTCCCCGGCAGACTGTGCCAGATCGGCGGCCGGACCATGACAGAGCCGAAAATTGTCCGCAATTGCAAGTGCACGCGACAAGACTATGAGTGCGACTTCAACTACTATCTCACGCCCGACGGTCTCTGTCGGCTCGTCCCCGGTTACAGCCCGCCGAGCCACCAGGACATCTGTTTTGCCGATAACGCGCCCGTCGAGTACTATCCGGCAACCGGCTACCGTAAGATCCCGCTCTCGACGTGCGAGGGAGGCACCGAGTTCGACAAGAGCGAGTCGCCTGTGCCATGCAAGGGCCGCGAGGAGGAATTCAACCGGCTGCATCCGCGGCTTGGGCTTCTTGctgcgctgctgctgtgggCTGTGGCCGCCGTGGTTGTTGGCTATAGCATGCGGTTTGCGTACAAGTGGTACACCTCGCGTCATGGCGAGATCCggctcgacgacgacggcggGTTCACGTTTGTGGACGTCAACGAGAGCGTGTGGGCGCAATGGCGGCGGTTTGTGGTGGAGTCGGCCATTGGTTCGTTGATGGCCGTTTCCAGACTGCTAAACAAGCGCAGACGACAGCAGCCCCTTGCTCCCGAGCCCGAACCTGTGCCGGAGGCgtcggacgacgaggacttCACGGAGTAG
- a CDS encoding Cytochrome c oxidase-assembly factor COX23, mitochondrial produces the protein MPNENVDNKTLRRLETQTDDKPSFVEKIDNEIKVKFYPDSPTQRVHKDAFLTKTASKFYDPCAKSSQMAIRCMENHDEDYKEVCGEYFRAFRECKKEWMKERRKDGGIW, from the coding sequence ATGCCGAACGAGAACGTCGACAACAAAACGCTGAGGCGGCTGGAAACACAGACAGACGACAAACCGAGCtttgtggaaaaaatcgacaacgagatcaaagtCAAATTCTACCCGGATTCGCCGACGCAGCGCGTGCACAAGGACGCTTTCCTCACCAAAACTGCGTCTAAATTTTACGACCCGTGCGCAAAGTCGTCGCAGATGGCCATCCGGTGCATGGAAAACCACGACGAGGACTACAAGGAGGTTTGCGGCGAGTATTTCCGCGCCTTCAGAGAGTGTAAGAAGGAGTGGATGAAAGAGCGCAGAAAAGACGGAGGCATATGGTAA
- a CDS encoding Serine/threonine-protein kinase CBK1, which produces MYPQQDSGTNYQQNMYNLYQQQQQPQYRQYNNQQFGVPNGSPHPQQAPVFGAQIPNMQHPAQQQVQNYQNLYGTSPTRSLQFNDFNPQPPSSPSRSVRSANLAPISSNSSLVSPSKSALKQPEFPYSNPAANNSNSNLSYRQSVQSLQPPADYVYFDRHPEWFSKSSQDKAASIKLKLEHYYKTAIEHAIERNQRRVSFEQKLGTESSGERRNRELQLFGRNESQFLRLRRTRLSLEDFHTVKVIGKGAFGEVRLVQKRDTGKIYAMKTLLKSEMYKKEQLAHVKAERDVLADANSPWVVSLYYSFQDPLYLYLIMEFLPGGDLMTMLIKWQIFTEDVTRFYIAECVLAIEAIHKLGFIHRDIKPDNILIDMRGHIKLSDFGLSTGFHKTHDSNYYRKLLDQDNANGSGGSNTGRNSVLVDPINLTMSNRQQMQTWRKSRRLMAYSTVGTPDYIAPEIFLNQGYGQTCDWWSLGAIMFECLVGWPPFCSETPKETYCKILNWRETLQFPEDIHLSPEAEDLILRLLTDADHRLGRNGGANEIKAHPFFRGVNWDEIRNVEAPFIPKLRSITDTRFFPTDELENVPDSPALAQAAKQREQMKGSVVGGADTKEDLPFIGYTFSRFEYLTRKNAL; this is translated from the coding sequence ATGTATCCGCAGCAGGACAGCGGTACGAACTACCAGCAGAATATGTACAACCTgtaccagcagcagcagcaaccgCAGTATCGACAGTACAACAACCAGCAGTTTGGCGTGCCTAACGGGTCGCCACATCCTCAGCAGGCGCCTGTGTTTGGTGCGCAGATCCCCAACATGCAGCACCCGgcacagcagcaggtccaaAACTACCAGAATCTGTACGGCACGTCGCCGACCCGATCTTTGCAGTTCAACGACTTCAACCCCCAGCCGCCCTCGAGTCCGTCGCGCAGCGTGCGGTCGGCGAACCTGGCGCCGATctcgtcgaactcgtcGCTTGTGTCGCCGTCGAAGTCAGCTCTGAAACAGCCCGAGTTTCCGTACTCGAACCCGGCcgccaacaacagcaactCGAACCTTTCGTACCGGCAGAGCGTGCAGTCGCTGCAGCCGCCGGCCGACTATGTGTACTTTGACCGGCATCCAGAGTGGTTTTCGAAGTCGTCGCAGGACAAGGCGGCCTCGATCAAGCTGAAACTCGAGCACTACTACAAAACAGCCATCGAGCATGCCATCGAGCGCAACCAGAGACGCGTGTCGTTTGAGCAGAAGCTCGGCACCGAGAGCTCTGGGGAGCGCCGGAACAGAGAGCTACAGCTGTTTGGCCGCAACGAGTCGCAGTTTCTACGGCTGCGAAGAACAAGACTCAGTCTTGAGGATTTCCACACAGTCAAGGTGATCGGCAAGGGCGCCTTTGGAGAGGTCcggctcgtccaaaaacgcGACACGGGCAAGATCTACGCCATGAAAACCCTGCTGAAAAGCGAGATGTACAAGaaggagcagctggcgcaCGTCAAGGCCGAGCGGGACGTGCTGGCAGACGCAAACTCGCCGTGGGTCGTGTCGCTGTACTACTCGTTCCAGGACCCGCTCTATCTGTACCTGATCATGGAGTTCTTGCCTGGCGGCGACCTGATGACCATGCTGATCAAGTGGCAGATTTTCACCGAGGACGTGACCCGATTCTACATTGCCGAGTGCGTGCTGGCGATCGAGGCGATACACAAACTGGGATTCATTCATAGAGACATCAAGCCAGACAACATTCTCATCGACATGCGCGGCCACATCAAGCTTTCAGATTTTGGCCTGTCGACCGGGTTCCATAAGACACACGATTCCAACTACTACAgaaagctgctggaccagGACAACGCCAACGGCTCGGGCGGCTCCAACACGGGGCGAAACTCCGTGCTCGTCGACCCGATCAACCTCACCATGTCGAATCGGCAGCAGATGCAGACGTGGCGTAAATCCAGACGGCTCATGGCATACTCTACCGTCGGAACTCCCGACTACATTGCTCCAGAGATCTTTTTGAACCAGGGATACGGTCAGACGTGCGACTGGTGGTCGCTGGGCGCCATTATGTTTGAGTGTCTGGTGGGCTGGCCGCCGTTCTGCTCCGAGACCCCTAAAGAGACGTATTGCAAGATTCTCAACTGGAGAGAGACATTACAATTTCCTGAGGATATTCACCTGAGTCCCGAGGCAGAGGACCTGATCCTGAGGCTTCTGACCGACGCGGACCACCGACTCGGCCGCAACGGCGGCgccaacgagatcaaggcACACCCATTCTTCCGTGGAGTCAACTGGGACGAGATCCGCAACGTGGAGGCCCCATTCATCCCAAAACTCAGGTCCATCACAGACACGCGTTTCTTCCCGACCGACGAGCTAGAAAACGTGCCGGACTCACCTGCTCTGGCCCAAGCTGCTAAGCAGCGGGAGCAGATGAAGGGCAGTGTTGTTGGTGGGGCAGACACCAAGGAGGATCTTCCGTTCATTGGATACACCTTCAGCCGGTTTGAGTACCTGACGCGGAAGAATGCTTTATAG
- a CDS encoding ribonuclease P — protein MYILCINPPINSNMVLRSFVNLTERTGASFARRRASNVSSSSGSKCYSHPFFKPSYSKPQDLLIVDDVAREDSGRKTRYSRYCNILTPAAMVTRNYVIFDQSQNTDDETRGQTPILLKKAGGKTNKNGHMSVCVGAVANGRRQLRLRRSNSTTVRTFALERPTGRREYSTVHELERQLRDLQVGEMGETGETAEKSEQAKEVDPATPLSVHERLIDELLSSNRPSEVLAVYFNLRGKGLVPTTALYNKVLRSIPQRTDTGESAEDKLTHLLNVYSDMLSNNLKPSDETYELVVGPLLKGAQNSYSTGEFRNSNDFFRIALELFLISHNSNAAIRFDQAVYHDLVRGLNRFKCVQILAADKLYELLKSRVDLTENLGLFLQLLKYAGYSKNTGLVNALYHDINDSIDAKVLEAQQYDIYAVMLESLLLCGQSAEAAAFLDQVVGHCDKSEQHALSKLLSSFIAGQAALDPAKAYNSYLKFNAVDWLPEVSVASLALVMRKFLDGNDFGSALQVWNMIVPRKDFDEAIQQLVQHDDYEYLSSMVDTLVGAALDRMDRQNLIRFTREIIIKDSLVLSNESLLNLVSYLNSNERQTELATALVINQGYKKSRDGTSLNNYLSLLVDFLTPSQYQSLFGSGLFKTAVEQYRVVNDNIYGLIKIFDYVSNLSQMTDQIKLKMKYYGKVLSFEFEDASNHYVQLPAELTRFKQYVSQLAE, from the coding sequence ATGTATATATTGTGCATCAACCCTCCAATAAATTCCAACATGGTTCTTCGCAGCTTTGTCAACCTCACGGAACGGACAGGAGCGTCGTTTGCGCGGCGGCGGGCGTCCAACgtgtcgtcctcgtcggGCAGCAAGTGCTATTCGCACCCCTTTTTCAAGCCCTCCTACTCGAAGCCCCAGGATCTACTCATAGTGGATGACGTTGCCCGTGAGGACTCTGGTCGCAAAACACGGTACAGCCGGTACTGCAACATCCTTACGCCCGCGGCGATGGTGACGCGCAACTATGTGATATTCGACCAGTCGCAAAACACCGACGATGAGACCCGTGGGCAAACCCCGATCCTGCTCAAGAAGGCAGGCGGcaaaacaaacaagaaCGGCCACATGAGTGTGTGCGTGGGCGCGGTCGCCAACGGCCGTCGCCAGCTGCGGCTTCGGCGGTCGAATTCCACCACCGTGCGCACCTTTGCCCTGGAAAGACCGACTGGCAGGAGAGAGTACTCTACGGTGCACGAACTGGAACGACAGCTGCGCGATCTCCAGGTGGGGGAGATGGGGGAGACGGGGGAGACTGCTGAGAAGTCTGAGCAGGCGAAGGAAGTCGATCCAGCCACCCCACTCTCGGTTCACGAACGTCtgattgacgagctgctgtCCAGCAACCGGCCGAGCGAGGTGCTGGCCGTCTACTTCAACCTCAGAGGCAAGGGTTTAGTCCCCACCACTGCTCTGTACAACAAAGTCTTGCGCTCGATCCCGCAACGCACCGACACCGGTGAGTCCGCCGAGGACAAGCTCACACACCTGCTCAACGTGTACTCGGACATGTTGTCCAACAATTTGAAGCCATCCGACGAGACATACGAGCTGGTGGTGGGCCCACTGCTGAAGGGCGCGCAGAACAGCTATAGCACGGGCGAGTTCCGCAACAGCAACGACTTCTTCCGCATTGCGCTCGAGCTGTTCCTCATAAGCCACAACTCCAACGCGGCCATCCGCTTCGACCAGGCCGTCTACCACGACCTCGTGCGGGGCCTAAACAGGTTCAAGTGTGTGCAGATTCTCGCTGCCGACAAGCtctacgagctgctcaagtcACGTGTCGATTTGACCGAAAACTTAGGCCTGTTtttgcagctgctcaaataCGCCGGTTACTCCAAAAACACCGGCCTTGTCAACGCCCTATACCACGATATCAACGACAGCATCGATgccaaggtgctggaggcACAGCAGTACGACATTTACGCTGTCATGCTCGAGTCACTCCTTCTTTGCGGTCAGTCCGCCGAGGCAGCCGCTTTTCTCGACCAGGTGGTCGGCCACTGCGACAAGTCGGAGCAGCATGCGCTTTCCAAGCTCCTCTCGAGCTTCATTGCCGGTCAGGCTGCCCTAGACCCCGCCAAGGCCTACAATTCGTACCTCAAATTCAACGCCGTCGACTGGCTGCCAGAGGTGTCTGTGGCCAGTCTGGCGCTCGTGATGAGAAAGTTCCTCGACGGTAACGACTTCGGCTCGGCATTACAGGTGTGGAACATGATCGTGCCGCGCAAAGACTTCGACGAGGCTATCCAAcagcttgttcagcacGACGACTACGAGTATCTCTCGTCGATGGTTGACACTCTTGTCGGCGCAGCGCTCGACAGAATGGACAGACAGAACCTCATCAGATTTACAAGAGAAAtcatcatcaaggacaGCCTCGTGCTGTCAAACGAGTCGCTCCTGAACCTCGTGTCGTACCTCAACTCGAACGAGAGACAAACCGAGCTCGCCACGGCGCTCGTCATCAACCAGGGTTACAAGAAGTCCAGAGATGGCACGAGCCTCAACAACTACCTGTCGCTGCTCGTCGATTTCCTCACCCCATCCCAGTACCAGTCCCTTTTCGGCTCAGGACTCTTCAAGACTGCTGTGGAGCAGTATAGAGTGGTCAACGACAACATCTACGGCCTGATCAAGATCTTTGATTATGTCAGCAACCTGTCGCAGATGACGGACCaaatcaagctcaagatgAAGTACTACGGCAAGGTGCTGAGctttgagtttgaggacGCGTCCAACCACTATGTGCAGCTGCCGGCTGAGCTGACGAGGTTTAAGCAGTATGTCTCGCAGCTGGCAGAATGA